A single region of the Mesoaciditoga lauensis cd-1655R = DSM 25116 genome encodes:
- the pyk gene encoding pyruvate kinase: MRKTKIVCTIGPSTERREMLEGLIRKGMNVARLNMSHGTHEEKKNLIITLRDIRKSMGVPLAIMVDVEGPKIRTGKLKSDNVFLEKGRKLILTTKEIVGDEKKISIDYKGLPSDVKKGDKILMNDGLIALEVLSTSEDEIETLILNSGQITHNRGVNVPGVDLSIPPFTEKDMRDLKFAAEMKPEYVAQSFVRKAEDILKAKRILKENGMEDVKIISKIETKQALENLEEILDVSDGAMVARGDLGVEIDPEDLPVAQKRIIKECNKRALPVITATQMLESMVNNPRPTRAEVTDVANAVLDGTDAVMLSEETAMGKYPLEAVEFMSKITKKAEEFLDKSESERLLSPFKCDGVSDAISLSAWQLSVELKSKALVASTSSGLTARHVSRFRPSAMILSPTPNGIVYHRLALVWGVLPVVIEKVDSTDEMVERSTQKLIALGLANPGDRFVLTAGMPWGISGTTNMIKIEEIRK; encoded by the coding sequence ATGAGAAAAACCAAAATAGTGTGTACCATAGGGCCTTCTACCGAACGCAGAGAGATGCTCGAAGGGCTCATCAGAAAGGGAATGAACGTTGCACGTTTGAACATGTCTCACGGCACACATGAAGAAAAGAAAAATCTCATAATAACTTTAAGGGATATAAGAAAAAGCATGGGGGTTCCTCTCGCCATAATGGTGGATGTAGAGGGACCAAAAATAAGAACTGGAAAACTGAAAAGCGATAACGTCTTTCTGGAAAAAGGGAGAAAACTTATTCTCACGACGAAAGAAATCGTCGGCGACGAGAAAAAGATTTCCATCGATTACAAAGGACTCCCATCAGATGTGAAAAAGGGAGATAAGATATTGATGAACGATGGCTTAATAGCCCTTGAAGTGCTTTCTACAAGTGAAGATGAGATAGAAACCCTGATTCTTAATTCTGGCCAGATAACACATAATAGAGGTGTGAATGTGCCGGGGGTGGACCTTAGCATTCCACCTTTTACAGAGAAAGATATGAGAGATTTAAAATTTGCCGCAGAAATGAAACCAGAATACGTGGCTCAATCCTTTGTGAGAAAGGCTGAAGACATTTTAAAGGCAAAAAGGATATTGAAAGAAAACGGTATGGAAGATGTCAAAATAATTTCGAAGATAGAAACGAAACAAGCGCTTGAAAATTTAGAAGAAATACTTGACGTTTCCGATGGGGCGATGGTTGCCAGGGGAGATTTGGGAGTGGAAATTGACCCTGAAGATCTGCCGGTTGCACAAAAACGCATAATAAAAGAATGCAACAAACGTGCCCTTCCTGTCATAACCGCTACTCAAATGCTTGAATCAATGGTTAACAATCCACGTCCAACGCGAGCAGAAGTGACAGATGTTGCAAATGCGGTGTTGGATGGGACAGATGCGGTGATGCTTTCAGAAGAAACGGCTATGGGGAAATACCCGTTAGAAGCTGTCGAATTCATGAGCAAGATCACGAAAAAAGCGGAAGAATTTCTCGATAAGTCTGAGAGTGAAAGACTTCTTAGCCCGTTTAAATGTGATGGAGTAAGTGATGCTATTTCTTTGTCGGCATGGCAATTGAGTGTGGAATTGAAAAGCAAGGCCTTAGTTGCTTCCACCAGCTCTGGTTTGACCGCGCGCCATGTTTCAAGATTCAGGCCTTCGGCGATGATACTCTCACCGACCCCCAACGGGATCGTTTATCACAGGCTTGCTCTTGTATGGGGAGTGTTGCCAGTGGTGATAGAAAAAGTGGATTCCACAGATGAAATGGTAGAACGTTCAACGCAAAAACTCATAGCATTGGGACTTGCCAATCCCGGAGATAGATTTGTTCTCACGGCTGGGATGCCATGGGGTATATCTGGAACGACAAATATGATAAAAATCGAAGAAATACGTAAATGA
- the pfkA gene encoding 6-phosphofructokinase has translation MKKIAVMTSGGDSPGMNAAIRSIVRYAVSKGLEVLGIMRGYAGLLEDDFVPLNFSDVGGIMEKGGTILRTARCEEFKVDNIRKEAYEILKKRGIEGLVVIGGDGSLNGATLIANESEVKVVGIPASIDNDIHGTDMCIGVDTCLNTVVENIQKLKDTASSHERAFIVETMGRNCGYIALVAGLTTGSEAIIIPEVKIDYQSLADKLLAGRKRGKVNSIVVVAEGAASAYTVARHLENKTGYETRVTILGHVQRGGSPTVFDRLLASRLGAAAVQNLMNGESDVMVGLQSSGIATMKLSEVLENKKELDLSLYELANTLS, from the coding sequence ATGAAAAAAATTGCCGTCATGACCAGTGGAGGAGATTCTCCGGGCATGAATGCTGCTATTAGGTCAATTGTGAGGTATGCAGTTTCAAAAGGCTTGGAAGTACTTGGAATAATGCGAGGATACGCGGGTTTGCTGGAAGATGATTTTGTTCCTTTGAACTTTTCAGATGTTGGCGGAATAATGGAAAAAGGTGGGACGATTCTTAGAACCGCCAGATGTGAGGAGTTCAAGGTAGATAACATACGCAAAGAAGCATACGAAATATTAAAGAAACGTGGAATAGAAGGACTTGTGGTTATAGGTGGCGATGGAAGTTTAAACGGTGCAACACTTATAGCCAACGAAAGTGAAGTTAAGGTTGTTGGAATCCCAGCCAGCATAGACAACGACATTCATGGAACAGACATGTGCATAGGGGTTGACACCTGTTTGAACACGGTTGTTGAAAACATTCAAAAATTGAAAGATACGGCTTCTTCCCATGAAAGGGCATTCATAGTGGAAACCATGGGAAGAAACTGTGGTTACATAGCACTAGTTGCTGGATTGACAACAGGTTCAGAAGCCATCATAATTCCAGAAGTGAAAATAGATTATCAATCCTTGGCCGATAAGTTATTGGCCGGAAGAAAACGTGGCAAAGTAAACAGTATCGTCGTGGTGGCGGAAGGGGCTGCCAGCGCTTACACGGTCGCAAGACATTTGGAAAACAAAACGGGATATGAAACAAGGGTAACCATTCTCGGACATGTTCAACGTGGTGGATCACCAACGGTGTTTGACAGATTGCTTGCATCTAGATTGGGTGCTGCTGCAGTTCAAAATCTCATGAATGGAGAAAGTGATGTTATGGTTGGTTTGCAATCAAGTGGAATTGCGACGATGAAACTGAGTGAGGTGCTTGAAAACAAGAAAGAATTGGATTTGAGCCTTTACGAATTGGCAAATACACTCTCGTGA
- the mutS gene encoding DNA mismatch repair protein MutS: MQNELTPMMKQYMDLKEHYSDSVLLFRVGDFYEAFGEDAKYISKALGLVLTHRGNQPMAGIPHHALNVYLKKLVEQGNKVAICDQLEDPKYAKGLVKRDVTRVVTPGTLIEDDALSEENNYIAAVYEKSVALVDISTGDFVVESSLDAINRYSPKHVIYTSEDPTPNFSDTFKEKVEDWYFDRQNSESFLKEHFKVNDISFLELSLNEIVACAAILKYLQNTQKRVLSNLKMPLKFRENARMFLDSDTLSNLDVLSKGTSSLYRHMNRCVTRMGQRLLKREMIAPLRRREEIEYRHSLVKKLVQSEELLISLRKVLSQIHDVERIMARVAYPAATPSDIVALRESLRAFEKLNLWIDSTGIFKELRLTDLRDLREFLEDAIKEEPTGEVGKGGVIAQGFSAELDEARALVSDVDEYLAGYQESIRDKLKTKAKVGYSTVFGFYVEISKSYKGEIPPEYKRKQTLVNSERYVTPELLEIEKKMLHANEMIENLEKELFERVCNEILRKKEEIFSNSQKISFIDMIGSFARIALDENYTLPIFSDHVELVESRHPTVEKHVKEFVPNDLKMNEQRRFVVLTGPNMSGKSTFIRQVALISMMAQMGSFVPAKKAVLKIFDRIFTRIGARDDIASNRSTFLVEMSEVATILHFATRDSLIILDEVGRGTSTFDGLSIAWSVSEYISQKLKAFTIFATHYNELSELEKIYSGIFNLTIKVVESEDSVIFLHKVINGSADKSYGIEVARIAGIPEEVIKRAYQVADALASTSQIKKSVRFLTNGEVEKIKQRLKKVGKGQLTFFSDTLKK, encoded by the coding sequence TTGCAAAATGAACTAACGCCCATGATGAAACAATATATGGATTTGAAAGAGCACTACTCTGATAGCGTCTTGCTCTTTCGGGTCGGCGATTTTTACGAGGCTTTTGGAGAAGATGCAAAATACATATCCAAAGCCCTGGGACTGGTTTTAACGCATAGGGGGAACCAGCCTATGGCAGGTATTCCTCACCATGCTTTAAACGTGTACTTAAAAAAGCTTGTTGAGCAGGGGAACAAGGTTGCCATATGCGATCAGTTGGAAGATCCGAAGTATGCGAAAGGGCTCGTTAAGAGAGATGTAACCCGTGTTGTCACACCGGGGACGTTGATAGAAGACGATGCTTTAAGCGAGGAAAACAATTACATTGCGGCCGTTTATGAAAAAAGCGTGGCACTGGTGGATATATCAACCGGTGATTTTGTAGTTGAATCATCTCTTGATGCCATAAACAGGTACAGCCCCAAGCACGTGATATACACCAGCGAAGATCCCACTCCAAACTTCAGCGATACCTTCAAAGAAAAGGTAGAAGATTGGTATTTCGATCGCCAGAATTCAGAATCTTTTCTCAAAGAGCATTTTAAGGTTAACGATATTTCTTTTCTGGAGCTTTCTTTAAATGAAATAGTGGCATGCGCGGCGATTTTGAAATACCTTCAAAATACTCAAAAAAGGGTGTTGTCCAACCTCAAAATGCCATTGAAATTTAGAGAGAACGCGCGCATGTTCCTTGATTCTGATACCCTTTCGAACTTAGATGTGTTGTCCAAAGGGACAAGCTCTCTCTATCGTCATATGAACAGATGTGTTACCAGGATGGGGCAAAGGCTTTTGAAAAGGGAAATGATAGCTCCTTTGAGAAGAAGAGAAGAAATAGAATACAGGCACTCATTGGTGAAAAAGCTTGTACAGAGCGAAGAACTTCTTATCTCTTTAAGAAAAGTGCTTTCGCAAATCCATGATGTTGAAAGGATAATGGCCAGAGTAGCTTATCCAGCAGCGACTCCATCAGATATAGTTGCTTTACGGGAAAGCCTTCGAGCTTTTGAAAAATTGAATTTATGGATAGATTCAACTGGAATATTCAAAGAACTTCGTTTGACGGATTTGAGGGATCTCCGAGAATTTTTAGAAGATGCGATCAAAGAAGAACCAACTGGAGAAGTGGGAAAAGGTGGCGTTATAGCCCAAGGGTTTTCCGCGGAATTGGATGAAGCACGCGCTTTGGTAAGTGATGTGGATGAGTACCTGGCAGGCTATCAAGAAAGCATCAGAGATAAACTTAAAACCAAAGCAAAGGTTGGATACAGTACCGTCTTCGGATTTTACGTCGAGATCTCTAAATCGTACAAAGGAGAGATTCCGCCGGAATACAAGAGAAAGCAAACGTTGGTCAACTCTGAGAGATATGTAACGCCAGAGCTTCTAGAAATAGAAAAGAAAATGCTTCATGCCAATGAAATGATAGAAAATCTTGAAAAAGAGCTATTTGAAAGGGTTTGCAACGAGATACTTAGGAAAAAGGAGGAAATATTTTCCAATTCACAAAAGATTTCCTTTATCGACATGATAGGCTCTTTTGCGAGAATAGCATTGGATGAAAATTACACCTTGCCTATTTTCTCAGATCATGTTGAACTTGTGGAAAGCAGGCATCCAACTGTTGAGAAACACGTAAAAGAGTTCGTTCCGAACGATCTTAAAATGAACGAACAAAGAAGATTCGTCGTGCTCACGGGGCCAAATATGTCCGGTAAATCCACATTTATAAGGCAAGTAGCACTTATATCCATGATGGCACAAATGGGTTCTTTTGTTCCGGCGAAAAAGGCCGTTTTGAAGATTTTCGATCGAATTTTCACAAGAATAGGAGCACGCGATGATATCGCATCGAATAGAAGCACGTTCTTGGTTGAGATGTCCGAAGTTGCAACCATTCTACATTTTGCAACCAGAGATTCACTCATCATATTGGATGAGGTGGGACGTGGCACGAGCACTTTTGATGGTTTAAGCATTGCGTGGTCTGTGTCAGAATACATTTCACAAAAACTGAAAGCTTTTACCATCTTTGCGACCCATTACAACGAGCTTTCCGAATTGGAAAAAATTTACAGTGGAATTTTCAATCTTACGATAAAAGTTGTGGAAAGTGAAGATAGTGTGATATTCCTTCACAAGGTGATAAATGGCAGTGCAGATAAAAGCTATGGCATAGAAGTGGCAAGAATAGCTGGAATTCCAGAAGAAGTTATAAAGAGAGCGTATCAAGTGGCAGATGCTCTTGCTTCCACCAGCCAAATAAAGAAAAGTGTCAGATTCCTTACAAATGGAGAGGTTGAGAAGATCAAACAAAGATTGAAGAAAGTTGGCAAAGGACAGCTGACCTTCTTCAGCGATACTTTGAAAAAGTGA
- the miaB gene encoding tRNA (N6-isopentenyl adenosine(37)-C2)-methylthiotransferase MiaB — protein sequence MKVFFKTYGCQMNMRDTEIMKGYLLNAGIEVVDNMKDAETVILNTCAVREKSANKAYSLIGRLKKRGIRVGVTGCVAQIKAREFKRRGADFVLGTRALNSIVEAVKGEKDVDVSDHILEIDQSMLNGRDRARHAWVNIISGCDKFCTYCIVPYTRGREISRPIDEIVEEVRALAKTGHNQITFLGQNVDSYGKDLKDGTSLAELFRRVYKIEGIERFWFLTSYPSDLTDELIEVVASHERISRNFHLPPQSGSDRILKLMNRRYTRQEYLDLVARIRKAIPQATIGGDIIVGFPGETDEDFEQTLSLVKAVKFIRLNLAPYSPRPGTVASKFYKDDVPFDVKKRRMAKLSALQHKIMLELNEKLLGTQVEIIVEGRSGTQSYGRTLDNRMVFFEGTIEDGEKVKVKITRSTAGPLYGEISKRVIGIAK from the coding sequence GTGAAAGTTTTCTTTAAAACTTATGGTTGTCAAATGAATATGCGGGATACCGAAATAATGAAAGGGTATCTTCTAAACGCTGGAATCGAAGTTGTTGATAATATGAAAGACGCCGAAACGGTCATTTTAAACACATGCGCCGTAAGGGAAAAATCTGCGAATAAGGCGTACAGCTTGATAGGCAGGTTGAAAAAACGTGGAATAAGAGTTGGCGTTACAGGTTGTGTGGCCCAAATAAAAGCACGCGAGTTCAAAAGAAGAGGGGCAGATTTCGTTTTGGGAACGCGTGCACTTAATTCCATTGTAGAAGCCGTTAAGGGAGAAAAAGATGTAGATGTATCCGATCATATCCTTGAAATAGATCAATCCATGTTGAATGGAAGAGACAGGGCGCGTCATGCGTGGGTTAACATAATATCTGGATGTGATAAATTTTGCACCTACTGCATAGTGCCTTACACGAGAGGAAGGGAAATTTCAAGACCCATAGATGAAATTGTGGAAGAGGTGAGAGCCCTAGCGAAAACGGGCCACAATCAGATAACATTTCTCGGTCAAAACGTTGATTCTTATGGAAAAGATCTGAAAGATGGAACTTCACTTGCAGAGCTTTTCAGAAGGGTTTACAAGATAGAAGGCATAGAAAGATTCTGGTTTTTAACTTCTTACCCTTCCGATTTGACAGACGAGCTTATAGAGGTTGTAGCCTCTCATGAACGTATATCAAGAAATTTTCATCTCCCTCCTCAATCGGGAAGCGATAGGATACTAAAACTCATGAACAGACGGTACACTCGACAGGAATATCTGGATTTAGTTGCGAGAATCAGAAAGGCCATTCCGCAAGCCACGATAGGTGGCGATATAATAGTGGGATTTCCGGGAGAAACCGATGAAGATTTTGAACAAACGCTTTCTCTGGTAAAAGCGGTGAAATTCATAAGGTTGAACCTTGCACCTTATTCCCCACGCCCCGGAACTGTGGCTTCAAAATTTTACAAAGACGATGTGCCTTTTGACGTAAAAAAACGAAGGATGGCAAAGCTTTCTGCGCTTCAGCATAAAATAATGCTTGAACTAAATGAAAAATTGCTGGGAACTCAAGTGGAAATCATAGTAGAAGGCAGAAGTGGAACGCAATCATACGGCAGGACGCTTGACAATCGAATGGTGTTTTTTGAAGGAACGATTGAAGATGGAGAAAAGGTAAAAGTTAAAATCACACGCTCAACGGCAGGCCCTTTGTATGGAGAAATTTCAAAGAGGGTGATAGGTATTGCAAAATGA
- a CDS encoding universal stress protein: MEYERILIAVNSSQASKTVFRKGIELAKILKSEVALIGVVDTTTVTNFSPGIDESDALLTGAQLELLKENEKMLKEFMNDLASSESGVTINKEIKYGVPHREIGTYAKEWKADLLVVGSHDKDGSLSEFLFGSTAKKLLKEAPCDVLIVKTEGGKKK; the protein is encoded by the coding sequence ATGGAATACGAAAGGATACTTATAGCGGTTAATTCTTCGCAAGCTTCAAAGACTGTGTTTAGAAAAGGAATAGAACTGGCCAAGATTTTAAAATCGGAAGTGGCACTCATAGGTGTTGTAGATACGACCACCGTTACGAATTTCTCTCCCGGGATCGATGAATCGGATGCGTTGTTGACTGGTGCTCAGCTGGAATTGTTGAAGGAAAATGAAAAGATGTTGAAGGAATTCATGAACGATTTGGCATCTTCCGAGAGTGGCGTAACGATAAATAAGGAAATAAAATACGGGGTACCCCATAGAGAGATAGGTACTTATGCCAAAGAATGGAAAGCGGATTTGCTTGTAGTTGGAAGTCATGATAAAGACGGAAGCTTGTCCGAATTTTTATTTGGTTCAACGGCAAAGAAGTTACTCAAAGAAGCGCCATGCGATGTACTCATCGTTAAAACAGAAGGTGGGAAAAAGAAGTGA
- the polA gene encoding DNA polymerase I — protein sequence MNLFVFDGTALVYKAFYALPQMTNSKGLQTNAVFGLAKMLSKFLREHIKEDDSVIFVMDSKEKTFRHTLFESYKANRKPAPDEMIEQLPYVEKLVKALNIPLLKGTGYEADDVIATLAKRYSNKFDTIYVVTGDKDLLQLVGGNVRVLRFSSTGVTDLKEYDENTVVKRYGVKPYQMGDYLALVGDKSDNVPGVKGIGDKTAVKLLTSYGNLNEIYEHLDEIQKRYSNLLKDGKDSAFLSRKLVELSYDVPIELDLKPYSGPNKSDLSKLFDELEFASLKKEFKLYEDVDARKNTYSIIDSLDKLDEVLEKAKKNGKIAFDTETTSLNPIDAKLVGISLSWETESYYIPLGHAEGKNLPIGDVVSKFKEFFENSNVKVIGQNVKYDLSVMKKYGLEFKPYFDTMIAAYLLNPNERRFSLDELAMKYLGYKTITYTEIAGKNGDFSKVAVEEAGKYSAEDSDVTYRLYKKLVKKMYEYDLLNVFHDIEMPLVEVLSTMELNGVYVDTNYLKEISERYSKKLSEIEDKIYELAGGMPFNINSPKQVSEVLFKRLGLHPRKRTKSRAFSTNAKILEEMRDEHPIIPLLLEYRKYFKLKSTYLDALPKMVNPKTSRVHTSFNQTGTSTGRLSSSDPNLQNIPARNEEGREIRKAIKAQKPGWIILSADYSQIELRVLAHVSEDPALIEAFKNGIDIHIATAAKVFGVKEEEVTKEMRRVGKMVNFAVTYGVSSYGLAKRLGMSNSDAQLLIANYFQNYPKVKEYLDSTVKFAKENGYVKTLFGRRRDIPAMKSKNYNVVEEGKRMAINAPIQGSAADMIKIAMARIHEKLKKFQAMMILQVHDELVFELPKEEVKEVKNIVKENMENVIKLKVPLVVDMEEGETW from the coding sequence ATGAACTTATTCGTATTTGATGGCACAGCTCTTGTTTACAAAGCGTTTTACGCGTTGCCACAGATGACGAACTCCAAGGGCCTCCAAACCAACGCCGTTTTTGGCCTGGCGAAGATGCTTTCCAAGTTTCTTCGCGAGCATATAAAGGAAGACGATTCCGTTATCTTTGTTATGGATTCCAAAGAAAAAACTTTTAGGCACACCCTTTTTGAAAGTTACAAGGCCAACAGGAAACCAGCCCCCGATGAGATGATAGAGCAGTTGCCATATGTGGAAAAGCTTGTAAAAGCCCTTAACATTCCTCTTCTAAAAGGAACAGGTTATGAGGCGGACGATGTCATAGCAACGCTTGCCAAAAGGTACTCCAATAAGTTCGATACCATCTATGTGGTAACGGGAGATAAAGATCTTTTGCAGCTTGTGGGTGGAAATGTTAGAGTGCTCCGCTTTTCTTCAACAGGTGTGACTGATTTGAAGGAATACGATGAGAATACGGTTGTTAAGAGATACGGTGTTAAACCCTATCAAATGGGTGATTATTTGGCCCTTGTTGGTGATAAATCAGATAACGTGCCAGGTGTCAAAGGCATAGGAGATAAAACTGCCGTTAAACTCTTGACCTCTTATGGGAATTTAAATGAGATTTACGAACATTTAGATGAGATTCAGAAAAGATATTCGAACCTTTTAAAAGACGGAAAAGACTCCGCGTTTTTATCAAGGAAATTGGTGGAACTCTCTTACGATGTGCCAATAGAACTCGATTTGAAGCCTTATTCCGGGCCAAACAAATCCGACTTATCCAAACTTTTCGACGAACTTGAATTCGCTTCGCTGAAAAAGGAATTCAAATTGTACGAAGATGTGGACGCGCGGAAAAACACTTACTCTATAATAGATTCTTTGGACAAACTCGATGAGGTTTTAGAAAAGGCAAAGAAGAATGGAAAGATAGCGTTTGATACGGAAACCACTTCTTTAAATCCAATCGACGCTAAGCTTGTGGGAATTTCTCTTTCGTGGGAAACCGAAAGTTATTACATACCACTTGGTCATGCGGAAGGCAAAAATCTTCCAATTGGAGATGTTGTCTCGAAATTCAAAGAATTTTTTGAAAATTCAAATGTGAAAGTCATAGGTCAGAACGTGAAATACGACTTAAGTGTCATGAAAAAGTACGGTTTGGAATTTAAACCCTATTTTGACACGATGATAGCGGCTTATCTTTTAAATCCAAATGAAAGAAGATTCTCATTAGATGAGCTTGCCATGAAATATTTAGGATACAAGACCATAACTTACACCGAAATAGCTGGAAAAAATGGGGACTTTTCAAAAGTAGCCGTTGAAGAAGCCGGGAAATATTCGGCTGAGGATTCGGACGTAACTTACAGGTTGTATAAAAAGCTCGTTAAAAAGATGTACGAATACGATCTTTTGAATGTTTTTCATGATATAGAGATGCCTCTCGTAGAAGTGCTTTCCACTATGGAGTTAAATGGAGTTTACGTGGATACTAATTACCTGAAAGAAATTTCTGAGAGATACTCCAAGAAGCTTTCGGAAATAGAAGATAAAATATACGAATTAGCCGGCGGAATGCCTTTTAATATAAATTCACCCAAGCAGGTTTCGGAAGTGTTGTTTAAAAGGTTGGGACTGCATCCAAGAAAAAGGACGAAGTCGCGAGCTTTTTCAACAAACGCCAAGATTTTGGAGGAAATGAGGGATGAACATCCTATAATTCCGCTTTTGCTGGAATACAGGAAATATTTCAAATTGAAATCGACTTATCTGGATGCGCTTCCGAAGATGGTGAATCCAAAAACGTCACGCGTACATACCTCTTTTAATCAGACCGGTACTTCAACAGGTAGACTTTCAAGTAGCGACCCAAATCTTCAAAACATTCCCGCTCGCAACGAAGAGGGACGCGAAATAAGGAAAGCGATAAAGGCTCAAAAACCTGGCTGGATTATATTGAGTGCTGATTATTCCCAAATAGAGCTTAGGGTACTTGCACATGTAAGCGAAGACCCTGCGCTTATTGAGGCTTTTAAAAACGGAATCGATATTCACATCGCCACTGCAGCTAAGGTGTTTGGCGTGAAGGAAGAAGAAGTGACTAAGGAAATGCGACGAGTTGGAAAGATGGTGAATTTTGCCGTTACCTATGGAGTCAGCTCATACGGGCTGGCAAAAAGGTTGGGAATGAGTAATTCAGATGCTCAATTGCTCATAGCGAATTACTTCCAAAATTATCCAAAAGTCAAAGAGTATTTGGATAGCACCGTCAAGTTCGCCAAAGAGAATGGATACGTTAAAACCCTTTTTGGAAGAAGAAGGGATATCCCTGCGATGAAAAGCAAAAACTACAACGTCGTTGAAGAGGGAAAAAGAATGGCTATAAACGCTCCCATTCAAGGAAGTGCTGCCGATATGATAAAGATAGCCATGGCACGAATTCATGAAAAGCTCAAGAAATTCCAGGCCATGATGATACTTCAGGTTCATGATGAGCTTGTTTTTGAATTACCGAAAGAAGAAGTAAAAGAAGTAAAAAATATCGTTAAGGAAAACATGGAAAACGTCATAAAACTGAAGGTACCGTTAGTTGTTGACATGGAAGAAGGTGAAACGTGGTGA